From the Deinococcus sp. Leaf326 genome, one window contains:
- a CDS encoding substrate-binding domain-containing protein, with the protein MEPGLTAHVRARREAAGLRSGELAAQVGISRQALHAVETGTYVPGTLTTFRLAQVLGCGVEDLFTLAAPEVGATLCGAAPGGALTGPVRVQLAQVGTRTLAYPLSGEASLGQDADGLAHGAGAPGEVRVELLEGAARPGRTLVVTGCDPALGLLARQLGRGGGGPGTRPQEVRALWHPAVSLDALRALRRGEAHAAGIHLWEAGGGESNLPAVLRELPGMPAQLFTLWSWEQGLMVAPGNPHGISGVADLLRPGLRLVGRGPGAGSRVLLDAWLAGLGLGESERARLPGYRDEAPTPLAAAARVALGAADLAPGPRSAAWAHGLDFVPVQRERFDLVVPGEHLDHPALAALLLGAAQPGFQAELRALGGYDPAHAGQPWKSTA; encoded by the coding sequence ATGGAACCTGGCCTGACCGCGCACGTGCGCGCCCGGCGCGAGGCGGCCGGTCTGCGCTCCGGCGAACTGGCCGCGCAGGTCGGCATCAGCCGGCAGGCGCTGCACGCGGTCGAGACGGGCACTTATGTCCCGGGTACCCTGACCACCTTCCGGCTCGCGCAGGTGCTGGGCTGCGGGGTCGAGGACCTGTTCACGCTGGCCGCCCCCGAGGTGGGCGCCACGCTGTGCGGCGCTGCGCCGGGCGGTGCCCTGACCGGTCCCGTGCGCGTGCAGCTCGCGCAGGTGGGGACGCGCACCCTGGCCTACCCGCTGAGCGGCGAGGCCTCGCTCGGGCAGGATGCCGACGGGCTGGCACACGGCGCCGGGGCGCCGGGCGAGGTCCGGGTGGAGCTGCTGGAGGGCGCCGCCCGGCCCGGGCGCACGCTGGTCGTGACGGGCTGCGACCCGGCGCTGGGGCTGCTGGCCCGGCAGTTGGGGCGCGGCGGCGGTGGGCCGGGGACGCGGCCCCAGGAGGTGCGTGCGCTGTGGCACCCCGCTGTCAGCCTGGACGCCCTGCGGGCGCTGAGGCGCGGCGAGGCCCACGCGGCGGGCATCCACCTGTGGGAAGCGGGGGGCGGCGAGTCCAACCTGCCGGCCGTACTGCGCGAGCTGCCGGGGATGCCCGCGCAGCTGTTCACCCTCTGGTCCTGGGAGCAGGGGCTGATGGTGGCGCCGGGCAACCCGCACGGCATTTCCGGCGTAGCGGACCTGCTGCGCCCCGGCCTGCGGCTCGTCGGGCGTGGGCCCGGCGCGGGCAGCCGCGTGCTCCTCGACGCTTGGCTCGCCGGGCTGGGCCTGGGCGAAAGCGAGCGTGCCCGGCTGCCCGGCTACCGCGACGAGGCCCCCACCCCCCTGGCGGCGGCGGCGCGGGTCGCCTTGGGCGCGGCCGACCTCGCGCCGGGGCCACGCTCGGCGGCGTGGGCGCACGGCCTGGACTTCGTGCCGGTGCAGCGCGAGCGTTTCGACCTCGTGGTGCCGGGCGAGCATCTGGACCACCCCGCGCTGGCGGCGCTGCTGCTCGGCGCCGCGCAGCCGGGCTTCCAGGCCGAACTGCGCGCGCTGGGCGGTTACGACCCGGCCCACGCGGGGCAGCCCTGGAAGAGCACCGCCTGA
- a CDS encoding DsbA family protein yields MTDLYFDFLCPYAWRGVELANVLKAEGEAFRLRHFSLMQGNHADNAATKDAGSVTWWLSDQPAGEGSAYQQSSLAAFLAHTAAARQGEELSWAFTLTLFRRRHEQGEELDEAAIQYAAGDAGLDASQFAADRQDDAGLRAALRRDLSDAADLGVFGTPTFVLEDGAAAYYRFENLTRDPQTARAWWDLYRTVLNDEAGIATIKRAKNRPAKKA; encoded by the coding sequence ATGACCGACCTGTACTTCGATTTTCTGTGTCCCTACGCCTGGCGCGGCGTCGAACTGGCGAACGTACTGAAGGCCGAGGGCGAGGCCTTCCGGCTGCGGCACTTCTCGCTCATGCAGGGCAACCACGCCGACAACGCGGCCACCAAGGACGCCGGCAGCGTGACGTGGTGGCTGAGCGACCAGCCTGCGGGCGAGGGTTCGGCCTACCAGCAGAGCAGCCTCGCTGCCTTCCTGGCGCACACGGCCGCCGCGCGTCAGGGCGAGGAACTGAGCTGGGCCTTTACCCTCACGCTGTTCCGCCGCCGCCACGAGCAGGGCGAGGAACTGGACGAGGCCGCCATTCAGTACGCCGCCGGGGACGCCGGGCTGGACGCCTCGCAGTTCGCCGCCGACCGTCAGGACGACGCAGGGCTGCGCGCCGCACTGCGCCGGGACCTGAGCGACGCCGCCGACCTCGGCGTGTTCGGCACCCCGACCTTCGTGCTGGAGGACGGCGCCGCCGCCTACTACCGCTTCGAGAACCTGACCCGCGACCCGCAGACTGCGCGGGCATGGTGGGACCTGTACCGCACGGTCCTGAACGACGAGGCGGGCATCGCCACCATCAAACGCGCCAAGAACCGTCCCGCGAAGAAGGCTTAA
- a CDS encoding TOBE domain-containing protein, producing MQLSAQNVFACRITTLKLGSVEAEISLELSPVVVLTSVITRTSAVIKASDVMLAVE from the coding sequence ATGCAGCTCAGCGCCCAGAATGTCTTTGCATGTCGCATCACCACCCTCAAGCTCGGCTCGGTAGAGGCCGAAATCTCGCTGGAACTCTCGCCGGTGGTCGTCCTCACCTCGGTCATCACCCGCACCTCGGCCGTCATCAAGGCGAGCGACGTGATGCTTGCGGTCGAGTGA
- a CDS encoding ribonuclease R family protein, giving the protein MTIPPELGAAQRTEVELLARGRQDKSRVLRELGLSETPEAAHTLLLRLGLWSEARTPYADRLRAATTPSTLPVPPFPDEERLDLTHLEAFAIDDEGNRDPDDAVCTEALEGGLTRLWVHVADVAALVEPDSPLDLEARSRGATLYLPDQTIGMLPDALVEQAGLGLAPTSPALSISLDLDAEGNAEAVDVVLTTVRVTRLTYGEAQRRLEAGDPAFVALAELARASQALREAEGALTIDLPEVRVKADEAGAQVTPLPKPPMRFVVQECMTLAGWGAAIFADDNGIPLPFATQDPPRTTVRGDGLGAQWARRRTLSRTRFQPSPGPHSGMGLDVYVQATSPMRRYLDLVVHQQLRAFLNGGEPVGGKVLASHIAQAVLNADGTRQAERLSRRHHTLRYVAAQPEREWEAVVVDRRGPQATLLIPDLAYDLPLTTSAQVGTTIKLRLSDVNLPALGVRAKL; this is encoded by the coding sequence ATGACCATTCCCCCCGAACTGGGCGCCGCACAGCGCACCGAAGTCGAGCTACTGGCGCGCGGCCGGCAGGACAAGAGCCGCGTGCTGCGCGAGCTCGGCCTGAGCGAGACACCCGAGGCCGCCCATACCCTGCTGCTGCGCCTGGGCCTGTGGAGCGAGGCCCGCACGCCCTACGCCGACCGCCTGCGCGCCGCGACCACGCCCAGCACGCTGCCGGTGCCGCCCTTTCCCGACGAGGAACGCCTGGACCTGACGCACCTCGAGGCCTTCGCCATCGACGACGAGGGCAATCGCGACCCCGACGACGCGGTGTGTACCGAGGCCCTGGAGGGCGGCCTGACGCGGCTGTGGGTCCACGTAGCCGACGTGGCCGCGCTGGTCGAACCCGACAGCCCCCTGGACCTCGAAGCCCGGTCGCGCGGGGCGACGCTGTACCTGCCGGACCAGACCATCGGGATGCTGCCCGACGCCCTGGTCGAGCAGGCAGGCCTGGGACTGGCCCCCACCTCGCCCGCGCTCTCGATCTCGCTGGACCTCGACGCCGAGGGCAACGCCGAGGCGGTGGACGTGGTGCTGACCACCGTGCGCGTCACCCGCCTGACCTACGGCGAGGCGCAGCGGCGTCTGGAGGCGGGCGACCCGGCCTTCGTGGCCCTGGCGGAGCTCGCCCGCGCGAGTCAGGCGCTGCGCGAAGCCGAGGGCGCGCTGACCATCGACCTGCCCGAGGTGCGCGTGAAGGCCGACGAGGCGGGCGCGCAGGTCACGCCGCTGCCCAAGCCGCCCATGCGTTTCGTGGTGCAGGAGTGCATGACGCTCGCCGGCTGGGGGGCCGCCATCTTCGCCGACGACAACGGCATTCCGCTGCCCTTCGCCACCCAGGACCCCCCCCGCACCACCGTGCGCGGCGACGGCCTGGGCGCACAGTGGGCGCGGCGGCGCACCCTGTCGCGCACCCGGTTTCAGCCCTCGCCGGGGCCGCACAGCGGCATGGGCCTGGACGTGTACGTACAGGCGACCAGCCCCATGCGCCGGTATCTCGACCTCGTGGTGCACCAGCAGCTCCGGGCCTTCCTGAACGGGGGTGAGCCGGTGGGCGGCAAGGTGCTCGCCAGCCACATCGCCCAGGCGGTCCTGAACGCCGACGGCACCCGCCAGGCCGAGCGCCTGAGCCGCCGCCACCACACCCTGCGCTACGTGGCCGCGCAGCCCGAGCGCGAGTGGGAGGCCGTCGTGGTGGACCGCCGGGGCCCGCAGGCCACGCTCCTCATTCCGGACCTCGCCTACGACCTGCCCCTCACGACCTCCGCGCAGGTCGGCACGACCATCAAACTGCGCCTGAGCGACGTGAACCTTCCGGCACTCGGCGTGCGGGCCAAACTCTGA
- a CDS encoding agmatine deiminase family protein has product MPPVSHYLPQDPTPREQGFVMPAEWAAHAATWMSWPADNELWFGHLDAVRTEFAELVRTVARFEPVHLLVRDPESEQDARARLEGANVSYHHVPLDDVWLRDNGPIFVTRGEGPEADLAFVNWRFNAWGGKFESDHDDRVPEYVAQNLGMAHWDRPEVLEGGGIEVNGLGLGLTTRSCFLTDTRNPGLTEEGYAALLADTLGIKKLLWLDGGLENDHTDGHIDTITRFVDETTVVTSVESDPADPNHAVMARNFAALREMTDTAGQPLRVVELPLPANRLDGAEGRLPPTYANFYIGNGFVAVPQYGDPHDGPALEVLRPLFPGREVIGLGSRAIIEGGGSFHCVTQQQPVGATWTGE; this is encoded by the coding sequence ATGCCGCCCGTGTCCCACTACCTGCCCCAGGACCCGACCCCCCGCGAGCAGGGCTTCGTGATGCCTGCCGAGTGGGCCGCACACGCCGCCACCTGGATGAGCTGGCCCGCCGATAATGAGTTGTGGTTCGGCCACCTGGACGCGGTGCGTACCGAGTTCGCCGAGCTCGTGCGTACCGTCGCCCGCTTTGAGCCGGTGCACCTGCTCGTGCGTGACCCGGAGAGCGAACAGGACGCCCGGGCCCGTCTGGAAGGCGCCAACGTGTCGTACCACCATGTCCCGTTGGACGACGTGTGGCTGCGCGACAACGGCCCGATCTTCGTCACGCGCGGCGAGGGCCCGGAAGCCGACCTCGCCTTCGTGAACTGGCGCTTCAATGCCTGGGGCGGCAAGTTCGAGTCGGACCACGACGACCGCGTGCCCGAATATGTGGCGCAGAACCTGGGCATGGCCCACTGGGACCGCCCCGAGGTACTCGAAGGCGGCGGCATCGAGGTCAACGGCCTGGGCCTGGGCCTGACCACCCGCTCGTGCTTCCTGACCGACACGCGTAACCCCGGCCTGACTGAAGAAGGCTACGCCGCGCTGCTGGCCGACACGCTGGGGATCAAGAAGCTGCTGTGGCTCGACGGCGGCCTGGAAAATGACCACACCGACGGCCACATCGACACCATCACCCGCTTCGTGGACGAGACGACGGTCGTGACGAGCGTGGAGAGCGACCCTGCCGACCCCAACCACGCCGTCATGGCCCGCAACTTCGCCGCGCTGCGGGAGATGACCGACACGGCGGGCCAGCCGCTGCGAGTCGTGGAACTGCCGCTGCCGGCAAACCGCCTCGACGGCGCCGAGGGCCGGCTGCCGCCCACCTACGCGAACTTCTACATCGGCAACGGCTTCGTGGCCGTGCCGCAGTATGGCGACCCCCACGACGGCCCCGCGCTGGAGGTGCTGCGGCCGCTCTTTCCGGGGCGCGAGGTCATCGGCCTGGGCAGCCGCGCGATCATCGAGGGCGGCGGTTCCTTCCACTGTGTGACCCAGCAGCAGCCCGTGGGCGCCACGTGGACGGGCGAATAG
- the aguB gene encoding N-carbamoylputrescine amidase, protein MTRTPDLVKLAVVQMHVTDQLEDNVSRAEAHVREAARQGAQVILLPELFENLYFCQVEREDYFGLAHPLDDHPFVGRFQKLAEELGVVLPLSYFEKAGQAHYNSLVCIDADGTLLGNYRKTHIPDGPGYEEKYYFNPGDTGFKVWATRYGRVGVGICWDQWYPETARVMMLQGADFLLYPTAIGSEPEGVESPNSHHMWQRAMIGHAVSNSAYVAAANRIGTEQVEGLKQTYYGHSFVSDYTGELVAEFGDREEGPLLHTLNLAEARKFRAGMGFFRDRRPELYGALLTTDGVTRRG, encoded by the coding sequence ATGACCCGCACCCCCGACCTCGTCAAGCTCGCCGTCGTGCAGATGCACGTCACCGACCAGCTCGAAGACAACGTCTCGCGCGCCGAGGCCCACGTGCGTGAGGCTGCCCGCCAGGGCGCGCAGGTGATCTTGCTGCCCGAACTGTTCGAGAACCTGTATTTTTGCCAGGTCGAGCGCGAGGACTACTTCGGGCTGGCGCACCCGCTCGACGATCATCCCTTCGTCGGGCGCTTTCAGAAGCTCGCCGAGGAGCTGGGGGTGGTGCTGCCGCTGAGCTATTTCGAGAAGGCGGGGCAGGCGCACTACAACTCACTGGTGTGCATTGACGCCGACGGCACGCTGCTGGGCAACTACCGCAAGACCCATATCCCCGACGGCCCCGGCTACGAGGAAAAGTACTACTTCAACCCCGGCGACACCGGCTTCAAGGTCTGGGCGACCCGCTATGGGCGCGTGGGCGTGGGTATCTGCTGGGACCAGTGGTATCCAGAGACCGCCCGCGTGATGATGCTCCAGGGCGCCGACTTCCTGCTGTACCCGACCGCTATCGGCTCCGAACCCGAGGGTGTCGAGTCGCCCAACAGCCACCACATGTGGCAGCGGGCCATGATCGGTCACGCCGTGAGCAACTCGGCCTACGTGGCTGCCGCCAACCGCATCGGCACCGAGCAGGTGGAGGGGCTGAAGCAGACCTACTACGGCCACTCGTTCGTCAGTGACTACACGGGTGAACTCGTCGCCGAGTTCGGTGACCGAGAGGAAGGGCCGCTCCTGCACACCCTGAATCTGGCCGAGGCGAGAAAGTTCCGCGCCGGCATGGGTTTTTTCCGCGACCGCCGCCCCGAGCTGTACGGCGCGCTGCTGACCACCGACGGCGTGACACGCCGGGGCTGA
- the thrC gene encoding threonine synthase, with the protein MKYVSTRGARNLGSFCDVLLLGLAPDGGLAMPESIPTLSPDEVEALRGLSYPELAYAVMRPFITDIPGDDLKRLLEQTYRAEVFGSPEITPLTPLGDSGLYLLELSNGPSLAFKDMAMQFLGQVFEYVLETRNERLNILGATSGDTGSAAEYAMLGKARVNVFMLSPHGRMSAFQQAQMFSLREPNIFNIAVQGVFDDCQDLVKAVNADAEFKERFEIGAVNSINWARVLAQAVYYFKGYFALGLPAGAEADFCVPSGNFGNVFAGHLARAMGLPIGQLVVASNENDVLHEFFTTGTYHVRPAARVAMTSSPSMDIGKASNFERYLYLITGGSGTQTLSWWQEVGEGRPVSLAGTPHWDTVKASRFAAGRSTHADRLSTIREVDTEFGRLIDPHTADGVFVARPHQRVGVPMVCLETALPIKFEDTVKEAVGRSPERPTKFGGIETLERQFTVLDNDVDALKAFVAGKLAEQR; encoded by the coding sequence ATGAAGTACGTCTCGACGCGCGGCGCGCGGAACCTGGGCAGCTTCTGCGACGTGCTGCTGCTGGGCCTGGCCCCCGACGGCGGGCTGGCGATGCCCGAGAGCATCCCCACCCTGAGCCCGGACGAGGTCGAGGCCCTGCGCGGCCTGAGCTACCCCGAGCTGGCCTACGCGGTCATGCGCCCCTTCATCACCGATATTCCCGGAGACGACCTGAAACGGCTTCTGGAGCAGACCTACCGGGCTGAGGTGTTCGGCAGCCCTGAGATCACGCCGCTGACCCCGCTGGGCGACTCGGGCCTGTATCTGCTCGAACTGTCCAACGGCCCCTCGCTGGCCTTCAAGGACATGGCGATGCAGTTTCTGGGGCAGGTCTTCGAATACGTGCTGGAGACGCGCAATGAGCGCCTGAATATCCTGGGGGCGACCTCGGGTGACACGGGCTCGGCGGCCGAGTACGCCATGCTGGGCAAGGCGCGCGTGAACGTGTTCATGCTCTCGCCCCACGGCCGCATGAGCGCCTTTCAGCAGGCGCAGATGTTCAGTCTGCGCGAGCCCAACATCTTCAATATCGCCGTCCAGGGCGTATTTGACGATTGCCAGGACCTCGTCAAGGCCGTGAACGCCGACGCCGAGTTCAAGGAGCGTTTTGAAATCGGGGCCGTCAACTCGATCAACTGGGCGCGGGTGCTGGCGCAGGCGGTGTACTACTTCAAGGGGTACTTTGCGCTGGGGCTGCCCGCCGGGGCCGAGGCCGATTTCTGCGTACCCTCGGGCAACTTCGGCAACGTGTTCGCCGGGCATCTGGCGCGGGCGATGGGGCTGCCCATCGGGCAACTGGTCGTCGCCAGCAACGAGAACGACGTGCTGCACGAGTTCTTCACGACCGGCACCTACCACGTCCGGCCCGCCGCGCGCGTGGCGATGACCTCCAGCCCCAGCATGGACATCGGCAAGGCCAGCAACTTCGAGCGCTACCTGTACCTCATCACGGGTGGCAGCGGAACGCAGACACTGTCCTGGTGGCAGGAAGTCGGCGAGGGCCGCCCCGTGAGCCTCGCGGGCACGCCGCACTGGGACACCGTGAAGGCCAGCCGTTTCGCCGCCGGGCGCAGCACCCACGCCGACCGCCTGAGCACGATCCGCGAGGTGGACACCGAATTCGGCCGCCTGATCGACCCGCACACCGCCGACGGCGTGTTCGTGGCGCGCCCACACCAGCGTGTCGGCGTGCCGATGGTCTGCCTGGAAACCGCGCTGCCCATCAAATTCGAGGACACCGTGAAGGAAGCGGTGGGCCGTTCGCCCGAGCGCCCGACGAAATTCGGCGGCATTGAGACGCTGGAACGGCAGTTCACCGTGCTGGACAACGACGTGGACGCCCTCAAGGCGTTCGTCGCCGGGAAACTGGCAGAGCAGCGCTGA
- the modA gene encoding molybdate ABC transporter substrate-binding protein — MIQPRLLLFTALLLGGTASAANLTVFAAASLTDAFTELGRAFDARTGHHTAFQFAGSQALRTQLGQGARADVYASANTAQYDPLVTGGVVAAGRAFVGNRLAIITPRGSSVAGLADLARPGVKVVLADKAVPVGDYARRMLAAIDKSGSYGGDFSARVTRNVASEEPNVRQVALKVQLGEADAAVVYATDVTPALKTAVRVIALPTRFNQSASYPIGVVRASNNAAAAQAFVAYVLSPEGQKIMRKWGFQAPQ, encoded by the coding sequence ATGATCCAACCCCGACTCCTGCTGTTCACTGCCCTCCTGCTGGGGGGCACGGCGAGCGCCGCCAACCTCACCGTGTTCGCCGCCGCGTCCCTCACCGACGCCTTTACCGAGCTGGGCCGGGCCTTCGATGCCCGGACCGGTCACCACACCGCCTTCCAGTTCGCCGGGTCGCAGGCGCTGCGCACGCAACTGGGGCAGGGCGCGCGGGCCGACGTGTACGCCAGCGCCAATACGGCGCAGTACGACCCGCTGGTGACTGGGGGTGTGGTCGCGGCCGGCCGGGCCTTTGTGGGCAACCGGCTGGCGATCATCACCCCCAGGGGTAGCAGCGTCGCTGGCCTGGCCGACCTCGCGCGGCCCGGCGTGAAGGTCGTGCTGGCCGACAAGGCGGTGCCGGTAGGCGACTACGCCCGGCGGATGCTCGCGGCCATTGACAAGTCCGGCAGTTACGGCGGGGACTTCTCAGCCCGCGTGACGCGCAACGTGGCCTCCGAGGAACCGAACGTGCGGCAGGTCGCCCTGAAGGTGCAGCTCGGCGAGGCCGACGCGGCGGTGGTCTATGCGACCGACGTGACGCCGGCCCTGAAGACGGCCGTGCGTGTGATCGCGCTGCCCACCCGCTTCAACCAGAGCGCGAGCTACCCCATCGGCGTGGTACGCGCCAGCAACAACGCGGCGGCGGCCCAGGCCTTCGTCGCCTACGTCCTCTCGCCCGAGGGCCAGAAGATTATGCGCAAGTGGGGCTTCCAGGCCCCGCAGTAA
- a CDS encoding DUF2089 domain-containing protein: MPRPLPLPFPLETEAPLVTELRFPSSGVTVSGVFELNEFAVLTDDNLEFLRLYIRVRGNLKEVERVLGVSYPTVRARFDTLLRAIGYEPEAADPQGAVLDQLERGELTPDEAARKLRR, from the coding sequence ATGCCCCGCCCCCTGCCCCTGCCCTTTCCGCTCGAGACCGAGGCGCCGCTGGTCACCGAACTGCGTTTTCCCAGCAGCGGCGTGACGGTGAGCGGCGTCTTCGAACTCAACGAATTCGCCGTCCTGACCGACGACAACCTGGAGTTCCTGCGCCTGTACATCCGGGTGCGCGGCAATCTCAAGGAGGTCGAGCGGGTGCTGGGGGTCAGCTACCCCACGGTGCGCGCCCGTTTCGACACCCTGCTGCGGGCCATCGGCTACGAGCCCGAAGCCGCCGACCCCCAGGGCGCGGTGCTCGACCAGCTCGAACGCGGCGAGCTGACCCCTGACGAAGCGGCGCGCAAGCTGCGGCGCTAG
- a CDS encoding ABC transporter permease: protein MSSGPLKAAGVRRPAPPALPLGLSLLLVAFLLLPVAALLLRGLNADFLPTLASAAVGDALRVSLLTTGITLLLTVALVTPVAWLLARTHFSGKALLETLLDLPIVLPPVVAGVGLLLAFGRNGLLGPPLEIAGIGIAFSPAAVVLAQLFTSAPFYLRTARAGFASFDPEVEAAARTDGAGGWAVFRFVTLPLAFPFLLEGLVLTWARALGEFGATILFAGSLQGRTRTVTLAIYAAMESDLGPALVLSAVMVFVAFALLLVVRVAAGRRG from the coding sequence GTGTCGTCCGGCCCGCTTAAGGCGGCGGGAGTCCGGCGGCCTGCCCCGCCCGCCCTGCCCCTGGGCCTGAGCCTATTGCTGGTGGCCTTTTTGCTGCTGCCGGTCGCGGCGCTGCTGCTGCGCGGCCTGAACGCCGACTTTCTGCCGACGCTGGCGAGCGCGGCAGTGGGCGACGCCTTACGCGTCAGCCTGCTCACGACGGGGATCACACTGCTGCTCACGGTCGCCCTGGTCACGCCGGTCGCGTGGCTGCTGGCCCGCACGCACTTTTCCGGCAAGGCCCTCTTGGAGACGCTGCTGGACCTGCCCATCGTGCTGCCGCCCGTGGTGGCGGGGGTGGGGCTGCTGCTCGCCTTCGGGCGAAACGGCCTTCTGGGGCCGCCGCTGGAGATCGCGGGCATCGGCATCGCCTTTTCCCCGGCGGCGGTGGTCCTGGCGCAGCTGTTCACCTCTGCGCCGTTCTACCTGCGCACGGCGCGGGCGGGTTTCGCCAGCTTCGACCCGGAGGTCGAGGCGGCGGCGCGCACCGACGGCGCGGGCGGCTGGGCGGTGTTCCGCTTCGTGACCCTGCCGCTGGCCTTTCCCTTTTTGCTGGAGGGACTGGTGCTCACCTGGGCGCGGGCGCTGGGCGAGTTCGGCGCGACCATTCTCTTCGCCGGGTCCTTGCAGGGTCGCACACGCACGGTCACGCTGGCGATCTACGCCGCGATGGAATCCGACCTGGGGCCGGCGCTCGTGCTCTCGGCAGTGATGGTCTTCGTGGCCTTTGCGTTGCTCCTGGTGGTGCGGGTGGCGGCGGGGCGGCGGGGGTAG
- a CDS encoding helix-turn-helix domain-containing protein — protein MKLEGFPLTATNINVLDASAPTLPAFLDVPQTASYLGVHTALVYREIRAGRLQAVKIGAKVLRISREALEQYIKTQTTAYLQEQEGRAS, from the coding sequence GTGAAGTTGGAGGGTTTTCCCTTGACTGCAACAAATATCAACGTGCTGGACGCATCTGCGCCCACGCTGCCTGCATTCCTTGATGTACCCCAGACGGCGTCATACCTAGGAGTGCATACCGCCTTGGTGTACCGCGAGATCCGCGCTGGCCGCTTGCAAGCAGTGAAGATAGGCGCCAAAGTTCTTCGCATCTCTCGAGAGGCGCTAGAGCAATACATCAAGACGCAGACGACCGCATACCTGCAGGAGCAGGAAGGCCGGGCAAGTTAA
- a CDS encoding GNAT family N-acetyltransferase, protein MDGRIVDLGGGYTARRISLETYRDACARLEGQIFGDNSVYAFGKARKPPVPLGETLSWGVFFLGGLIGWSHAEQRDERTVEMADTGLLPGHQGRGLYTRLLPELLETFRAAGYVLVTSRHRATNNRVIVPKLRAGFFLQGLNLYEGGLNVSLTLALDDTYRDAMHARSGFRAATGEAARRLRWPEARPTSPAPVPALPLPPGIGPDLDLGGGYVLRPVDYETYWDVYAVLEDSAYESVSLKWPRPAARPDPDLPSYTWLVGHAGEVVGWHSSRGWNARAAYMVNTALLPAHRGAGVYSRLLPAVLDALRAEGYDLVRSQHHATNSAVLVPKLHAGFRLQGLEVGDHGVMAVLIYSYDEVYREYMDVRSGLTRPRGEVARQLGMVADVEG, encoded by the coding sequence GTGGACGGGCGAATAGTTGATCTGGGAGGCGGGTACACGGCCCGCCGCATTTCCCTGGAGACCTACCGGGACGCCTGCGCGCGCCTGGAGGGCCAGATTTTTGGGGACAACTCGGTGTACGCCTTCGGGAAGGCGCGCAAACCGCCCGTGCCGCTGGGCGAGACCCTGAGCTGGGGCGTCTTTTTTTTGGGCGGCCTCATCGGCTGGAGCCACGCCGAGCAGCGCGACGAACGCACGGTGGAGATGGCCGACACGGGGCTGCTGCCTGGGCACCAGGGGCGCGGCCTGTATACCCGGCTGCTGCCCGAACTGCTGGAGACCTTCCGGGCGGCGGGCTACGTCCTCGTGACCAGCCGCCACCGCGCCACGAACAACCGCGTGATCGTGCCCAAGCTGCGCGCGGGCTTCTTTCTTCAAGGCCTGAACCTGTACGAGGGCGGTCTGAACGTCTCGCTGACCCTGGCGCTGGACGACACCTACCGGGACGCCATGCACGCCCGCAGCGGGTTCCGGGCCGCGACCGGAGAGGCGGCCCGGCGGCTGCGCTGGCCCGAGGCCCGGCCCACGAGCCCTGCCCCGGTGCCCGCCCTACCCCTGCCCCCCGGTATCGGCCCCGACCTCGACCTGGGCGGCGGCTACGTGCTGCGCCCGGTCGACTACGAGACCTACTGGGACGTGTATGCGGTGCTGGAGGACAGCGCCTACGAGAGCGTGTCGCTGAAGTGGCCGCGCCCCGCCGCGCGCCCCGACCCCGACCTCCCGAGCTACACCTGGCTGGTCGGGCACGCGGGGGAGGTCGTGGGCTGGCACTCCTCGCGGGGCTGGAATGCGCGTGCCGCCTACATGGTGAACACGGCGCTGCTGCCCGCGCACCGGGGGGCGGGGGTGTACTCGCGCCTGCTGCCCGCCGTGCTGGACGCCCTGCGCGCCGAGGGCTACGACCTCGTGCGCAGCCAGCACCACGCCACCAACTCGGCCGTACTCGTGCCTAAACTGCACGCGGGCTTCCGTCTTCAGGGGCTGGAGGTAGGCGACCACGGCGTGATGGCGGTACTCATATACAGCTACGACGAGGTGTATCGCGAGTACATGGACGTGCGCAGCGGCCTCACTCGGCCGCGCGGTGAGGTGGCGCGGCAGCTGGGCATGGTGGCGGACGTGGAGGGTTAA